In a single window of the Danio rerio strain Tuebingen ecotype United States chromosome 20, GRCz12tu, whole genome shotgun sequence genome:
- the smim8 gene encoding small integral membrane protein 8 isoform 1 (isoform 1 is encoded by transcript variant 1; The RefSeq protein has 1 substitution compared to this genomic sequence): protein MSSGQSSSSSGKSGPQEPPSSAAEPAYRSPGLRGVRTTSLFRAVNPELFIRPNKPVMALGLLALSVCVGYLGYLHAIRDSDQQLYEAVDSDGETYMRRRTSRWD from the exons ATGAGCTCCGGgcagagcagcagcagcagcgggaAAGCCGGGCCGCAGGAGCCGCCCAGCAGCGCGGCGGAGCCGGCATACAGGAGCCCGGGTCTGCGGGGGGTCAGAACCACATCACTGTTCCGAGCCGTCAACCCGGAGCTGTTCATCCGACCT aataaGCCGGTGATGGCTCTGGGTCTGCTGGCTCTGTCCGTGTGTGTGGGCTATCTGGGTTATCTTCACGCCATCAGAGACAGCGACCAGCAGCTGTATGAGGCCGTGGACAGCGATGGAGAGACCTACATGAGGAGGAGGACCTCCAGATGGGACTGA
- the smim8 gene encoding small integral membrane protein 8 isoform 2 (isoform 2 is encoded by transcript variant 2; The RefSeq protein has 1 substitution compared to this genomic sequence), protein MSSGQSSSSSGKSGPQEPPSSAAEPAYRSPGLRGVRTTSLFRAVNPELFIRPQMVLPMSTCRNAVSCCHVMSSWTGVPNKVAK, encoded by the exons ATGAGCTCCGGgcagagcagcagcagcagcgggaAAGCCGGGCCGCAGGAGCCGCCCAGCAGCGCGGCGGAGCCGGCATACAGGAGCCCGGGTCTGCGGGGGGTCAGAACCACATCACTGTTCCGAGCCGTCAACCCGGAGCTGTTCATCCGACCT cagatggtcttgcccatgtctacatgccgaaatgcagtgagctgctgccatgtgatgagcagttggacaggtgtacctaataaagtggcca aataa
- the gjb7 gene encoding gap junction beta-7 protein isoform X1: MNWGFLENVLSGVNRYSTVVGRVWLSILFIFRILVFVAAAEQVWKDEFKDFVCNTQQPGCEQVCFDHFFPISQVRLWALQLIMVSTPSLLVALHVAYREHRERKHKRRLYQDKGSIDGGLLFTYITSLVLKTSFEVGTLLAFYLLYSGFHVPRLLRCTESPCPNSVDCYIARATEKKIFLYIMGCTSILCIALNLLEMGYIVSKQCWKSFSKRYTPVRDGATRPPSTFTLGPPQPSCTAKEEGDQSAPAGQETA; the protein is encoded by the coding sequence ATGAACTGGGGTTTCCTGGAGAACGTGTTGAGCGGGGTGAACCGCTACTCCACCGTGGTGGGCCGGGTCTGGCTCTCCATCCTCTTCATCTTCCGCATCCTGGTGTTCGTGGCGGCCGCCGAGCAGGTGTGGAAGGACGAGTTCAAGGACTTCGTCTGCAACACGCAGCAGCCGGGCTGCGAGCAGGTGTGCTTCGACCACTTCTTCCCCATCTCTCAGGTGCGTCTGTGGGCGCTGCAGCTCATCATGGTGTCCACGCCGTCGCTGCTGGTGGCTCTGCACGTGGCCTACCGGGAGCACCGCGAGCGCAAGCACAAGCGCAGGCTCTACCAGGACAAGGGCAGCATTGACGGCGGCCTGCTGTTCACGTACATCACCAGCCTGGTCCTCAAGACGTCTTTCGAGGTGGGCACGCTGCTGGCCTTCTACCTGCTGTACAGCGGTTTCCACGTGCCGCGGCTGCTGCGCTGCACCGAGAGCCCCTGCCCCAACAGCGTGGACTGCTACATCGCCAGAGCCACCGAGAAGAAGATCTTCCTCTACATCATGGGCTGCACCTCCATCCTGTGCATCGCGCTCAACCTGCTGGAGATGGGCTACATCGTGTCCAAGCAGTGCTGGAAGAGCTTCAGCAAGAGATACACTCCGGTGCGGGATGGGGCCACTCGCCCGCCCTCCACCTTTACTCTCGGCCCACCGCAACCCTCATGCACAGCCAAGGAGGAGGGCGATCAGTCTGCGCCGGCGGGACAGGAGACAGCCTGA
- the gjb7 gene encoding gap junction beta-7 protein (The RefSeq protein has 1 substitution compared to this genomic sequence), whose protein sequence is MNWGFLENVLSGVNRYSTVVGRVWLSILFIFRILVFVAAAEQVWKDEFKDFVCNTQQPGCEQVCFDHFFPISQVRLWALQLIMVSTPSLLVALHVAYREHRERKHKRRLYQDKGSIDGGLLFTYITSLVLKTSFEVGTLLAFYLLYSGFHVPRLLRCAESPCPNSVDCYIARATEKKIFLYIMGCTSILCIALNLLEMGYIVSKQCWKSFSKRYTPVRDGATRPPSTFTLGPPQPSCTAKEEGDQSAPAGQETA, encoded by the coding sequence ATGAACTGGGGTTTCCTGGAGAACGTGTTGAGCGGGGTGAACCGCTACTCCACCGTGGTGGGCCGGGTCTGGCTCTCCATCCTCTTCATCTTCCGCATCCTGGTGTTCGTGGCGGCCGCCGAGCAGGTGTGGAAGGACGAGTTCAAGGACTTCGTCTGCAACACGCAGCAGCCGGGCTGCGAGCAGGTGTGCTTCGACCACTTCTTCCCCATCTCTCAGGTGCGTCTGTGGGCGCTGCAGCTCATCATGGTGTCCACGCCGTCGCTGCTGGTGGCTCTGCACGTGGCCTACCGGGAGCACCGCGAGCGCAAGCACAAGCGCAGGCTCTACCAGGACAAGGGCAGCATTGACGGCGGCCTGCTGTTCACGTACATCACCAGCCTGGTCCTCAAGACGTCTTTCGAGGTGGGCACGCTGCTGGCCTTCTACCTGCTGTACAGCGGTTTCCACGTGCCGCGGCTGCTGCGCTGCACCGAGAGCCCCTGCCCCAACAGCGTGGACTGCTACATCGCCAGAGCCACCGAGAAGAAGATCTTCCTCTACATCATGGGCTGCACCTCCATCCTGTGCATCGCGCTCAACCTGCTGGAGATGGGCTACATCGTGTCCAAGCAGTGCTGGAAGAGCTTCAGCAAGAGATACACTCCGGTGCGGGATGGGGCCACTCGCCCGCCCTCCACCTTTACTCTCGGCCCACCGCAACCCTCATGCACAGCCAAGGAGGAGGGCGATCAGTCTGCGCCGGCGGGACAGGAGACAGCCTGA